DNA sequence from the Hemibagrus wyckioides isolate EC202008001 linkage group LG20, SWU_Hwy_1.0, whole genome shotgun sequence genome:
aggttggggtcagaccGCAGGGTTTTACATGTTAAAGACACAGGAGTTTCTCTGTAACTAAACAAAGTGTGTTAGATTTCTAGATTTCTAGAACTTCTAAAGACTTCTGCCTGCGACATGATGACAACTCTTCCTCTGACCTGAAGCTAAACAGCTAAACAAACATGAACCTAACATAAACATCATTTTCGTCCATTGGCGCATGATCGGGTGTAGTGATCGCCATCTGTGCTGCGCATGCGCAAACCGTTTCACCGCTTGAATTGAACTCCACTATACacctttatttctttaaaattttaatgggtttttttttgccctgTGCGTTTGTCttataaaacaaagaaacataTAGAAAATACAAATCATTATTGTTAATGgtggtaaatatttatttcactatTAAGCTGGTAGGTTTTTCAGGCTGAAACACattcattgtaaaaaaaaataatgttagaaAACACACGTGTcgcttttatatatttacatattccaGTTCACTCTTTAACtaagtgtatatttataataatattaatgttatctgtgattttgtgtgtgtttgtggacgGTACGCAGCGAATTTCTTCACTGTAGTTTCCCTCCACATCACAAGATGGCGGGCTCCCTGTTTCCGCCCTGTATTTTTTCCTACTTCCGCCTGCACGCTGCCCCCCCTCTTCCTTTTCCTCAGTGCAGCGGGAGCAGTATCGGAGTCTGAAGACTTCATCTCCTGACTAAAGGAGAAACTAACGATTAAAAAATGGTcagtaaacaaagcaaacacacCAAATATCTTCTTTAATCGACAGTCCGGCGCCTCGCGCACGTCACGGTGCAGTTTGAGCGTGGATGAGGGTTTAATTTCAGTCGGATGATGTCGGATGTTTTTGAATCCCGACTCGCCGTGCTACTCTCCGCGTTCTCGCTTATTCAGGATTATAACGTGTCTAATAAAGTCTTACACGCTTCCCAGGTTTTTCTGGACAAGCGTTAATTAAACCAAATCATTTAATGTACTTGTCCATTCATTTAAagctttaattatttaaaaaaatcaccaaaaaatAACCCCGGCTCAGTTTCACGGTCGGCCGTGACGTCAGCGTGCACGTGCGCGCCTGACAGCGGCTGAGCCTCAGTGATGTTAATAACGTGTTTATTACACTGTtatgattgtttttttatttccccatTTTTAGGGGTTTGTCAAGGTTGTTAAGAATAAGGCGTATTTCAAGAGATACCAGGTCAAATTCCGGAGAAGGAGAGGTGACTGAACGtccattttatgtatttaaaaaacaattaattgCATAATATTTACACACGTGTTTAATTAAAGCGAGTCACAGTATGCCGTCCGTCTGTACACGATAACTGACcgctcttttttcttcctttccagaGGGCAAGACGGACTTCTTTGCCCGTAAGCGCCTCGTCATCCAGGACAAGAACAAGTACAACACGCCTAAGTATCGCATGATCGTTAGATTCTCCAACAGGGATATTGTTTGCCAGGTgatgttatttaataaacataaacattgtGCTGCTAGTAAACTGTTTTCTTTCATGATGTTGATATAAAGTCAttaatgacgtgtgtgtgtgtgtgtgtgtgcgcagatCGCATATGCCAAAATTGAAGGCGATGTGGTCGTCTGCGCTGCTTACTCTCACGAGTTGCCGAGATACGGCGTTTCTGTGGGGTTGACCAACTATGCCGCTGCCTACTGCACAGGACTGCTGCTGGCACGTCGGGTAAGAGCTGAACAATCCTCTTCGCTGAATAGGGAGTAAATCACTCTGTTttagggaaaataatcaacgaagTGGTAGTGAGATGCTGCGGACTTGCAGTTAGAGCTCCACAGTGCATCCAGAACTGTCCTGTTTCTTATATACAAACGTTGCTGATAATGATTACTTTGAAGTGTGTGTCTAAACCCATCCCTGACCGGCGCGGCTGTTGTTGCTGTCTCTCTGCAGCTGCTGAATAAGTTTGGTCTGGATAAGGTGTACGAGGGCCAGGTGGAGGTGACGGGTGAGGAGTTTAACGTGGAGAGCATCGACGGCCAGCCGGGAGCGTTTACCTGCTACCTGGACGCCGGTCTGACCAGAACCACCACCGGGAATAAAGTATTCGGGGCCCTGAAAGGAGCGGTGGATGGAGGACTGTCCATCCCACACAGGTTAGGACACGGGGACAGGGGATTAGTGTACAAGACACGTGCTTTTCCACATGACTAGATCAAGGGTCTGAGTAATGAAGCATGTGAAAGCTGATCTAGAGTAGGAAAGGATGACGTAAATGAAAACTAACACGGAAAACAAAAGCGGAATCTAGCAAGTGAAAGCTGACAAGCCTTAACCTGCTGAGCGAAAGTTGACGTAATGTCCGAAAGTATGACCTAGCAAACCAAGCGTACTTAGCAAGTGAAAACTAGCTATGTACTAATCCTAGCGCATAAAACCCAGAGAATCAAAACTGAGCGCATCAGAGAACGCATAATCATAGCATACGAATGAAAAGCTGACctaaataacacacattttatacataATGGAGGATTAGACATGTGATCCACGTCACTCACGCaggctgtctctgtgtgtttcagcacTAAGCGGTTCCCGGGCTACGACTCGGAGAGCAAAGAGTTCAACAATGAGGTCCACAGAAAACACATCCTGGGTATCAACGTGTCCGAGT
Encoded proteins:
- the rpl5a gene encoding 60S ribosomal protein L5a, with translation MGFVKVVKNKAYFKRYQVKFRRRREGKTDFFARKRLVIQDKNKYNTPKYRMIVRFSNRDIVCQIAYAKIEGDVVVCAAYSHELPRYGVSVGLTNYAAAYCTGLLLARRLLNKFGLDKVYEGQVEVTGEEFNVESIDGQPGAFTCYLDAGLTRTTTGNKVFGALKGAVDGGLSIPHSTKRFPGYDSESKEFNNEVHRKHILGINVSEYMSSLIEEDEEAYKKQFSRFIKNGVTPDSVEEMYKKAHAAIRENPVHEKKPKKEVKKKRWNRAKLTLGQRKDRVAQKKASFLRAQAAAEDDE